GGCGAGATGTGGCCCACCGAGATGCCCGAGGAGCCGCCGGAGAAGCGGCCGTCGGTGATCAGGGCGCATTTCTTGCCGAGGCCGGAACCCTTGAGGAACGCCGTCGGGTGCAGCATCTCCTGCATGCCGGGGCCGCCTGCCGGGCCCTCGTAGCGGATGACCAGCACCTCGCCCGGCTGGATTTCCTTCTTGAGGATCGCCGACACGGCTTCCTCCTGGCTCTCCAGCACCCGCGCCGGACCCTGGAAGTGCCACAGGTCCTCGTCGATGCCCGCGGACTTGATCACGGCGCCGTTCTCGGCCAGGTTGCCGCGCAGGATCGCGAGGCCGCCGTCCTTCGTGTAGGCGTGTTCGACGTCGCGGATGCAGCCGCCGGCGGCGTCGGTGTCCAGTGACGACCAGCGGTTTTCCGTCGAGAACGCCTGCGTCGTCCGGACCCCGCCCGGCGCGGCGCGGAACAGTTCCAGCGCCTTCTCCGACGGCGACTCGGCGCGGATGTCCCACTCGTTCAGCCACGTCGCGAGGTCCGGCGCGTGGACCGCGTGCACGTCGGTGTTCAGCAGGCCGCCGCGGTACAGCTCGCCCAGGATCGCCGGGATTCCGCCGGCCCGGTGGACGTCTTCCATGTGGTAGTCGGAGTTCGGCGCGACCTTCGACAGGCACGGCACCCGCCGTCCGATCGCGTCGATGTCGCTGATCGTGAAGTCGACCTCGCCCTCCTGCGCGGCGGCGAGGATGTGCAGCACGGTGTTCGTCGACCCGCCCATGGCCATGTCGAGCGCCATCGCGTTCTCGAACGCCTTCTTCGTGGCGATCGACCGCGGCAGCGCCGACTCGTCGTCGGAGCCGTACCAGCGCTTGCACAGTTCGACCACCGTGCGGCCGGCGTTGGAGAACAGCTCGCGCCGGGCCGCGTGCGTCGCGAGCGTGGAACCGTTGCCCGGCAACGACAATCCGAGCGCTTCGGTGAGGCAGTTCATCGAGTTCGCGGTGAACATGCCGGAGCACGAACCGCAGGTC
The nucleotide sequence above comes from Amycolatopsis sp. AA4. Encoded proteins:
- the ilvD gene encoding dihydroxy-acid dehydratase — encoded protein: MPHLRSRTTTHGRNAAGARSLWRATGMTDSDFGKPIVAIANSYTQFVPGHVHLKDLGEIVAEAVAEAGGIAREFHTIAVDDGIAMGHSGMLYSLPSREIIADSVEYMVNAHQADALVCISNCDKITPGMLNAAMRLNIPTVFVSGGPMEAGKAVVVEGVAHAPTDLITTIAASANSAIDEAGLSEVERSACPTCGSCSGMFTANSMNCLTEALGLSLPGNGSTLATHAARRELFSNAGRTVVELCKRWYGSDDESALPRSIATKKAFENAMALDMAMGGSTNTVLHILAAAQEGEVDFTISDIDAIGRRVPCLSKVAPNSDYHMEDVHRAGGIPAILGELYRGGLLNTDVHAVHAPDLATWLNEWDIRAESPSEKALELFRAAPGGVRTTQAFSTENRWSSLDTDAAGGCIRDVEHAYTKDGGLAILRGNLAENGAVIKSAGIDEDLWHFQGPARVLESQEEAVSAILKKEIQPGEVLVIRYEGPAGGPGMQEMLHPTAFLKGSGLGKKCALITDGRFSGGSSGISVGHISPEAAAGGLIGLVENGDQIVLDVHERRLELLVEPEVLAERRAKMEASERPWQPKDRERPITSALRAYARMATSADTGAVRDPNR